tttttaattgattttttgtttatgagATTTATTACAACACAAGTTTACCTTCTATTTTCAAATCTCAATATGTATCAACTTTTTTTGCGGATGTATGTGTggcaaattaaaatagtgggTAACTAAAAAATTCATCGACATATAAGGTATTATCAAACGCAATATATCCAAGtacaaaatatcattataactataaaaaattcattcaaatataGTATGTAGCATGCGTGTGTCCCAATTTGATTGAACGAAGAATCTCTTCTATAGATTATACGTCTGTCTGTATCAATAATTCTCATATCCATATTTGTCGAATCGAAAAACACACCATTCACTAGTGATAGGTCTATATTTGGCGTCTTTagcaaaattattatttcccTTTGAAAagtatttttcataaattagtTTTCATAAGTGTGCAAATTTAATAGATATTCATGTACCGACACTCTCCCAACGTCATATTAAGTCACTAAACCTGAAATAGCTAAAACATTAgattatgtttcattttttttcctataatGGTCCACTTTTCACTTGATTGGGTATGTCCATATAGCTAGCTCTATGGTCATTtttcgaaattaaaaaaaaaagtccattTTTTGATGTCTAAGAGAGGGTTTGAAGTAACATATAGGATTCATTTTCTTgagtgaaatgaaaaaaaatctattttccTATTAAAAGTTAAAGATTTTGGATTCGAGTTCACCATAATCGATCCTTCAAATGAATGAACCTACAACTGAATGCACCTTAAGATATGGAATTAGTTATGTACAGTTGCTGTGATTGCGCAACTAATCCATTCTTTAATGATCGTGCAAGAGACATAATGCAATCTTGgtcaagaaaaataaaaagataatcaTGATTTATAGATAGTGGAGAGGAATGTACCTATATTATATGTGTATTATTGTTAAAAGTAATGTATTAGTGTTTGAAAAATCCAGCTTATAAAGTTAACTGCACAATCTAGCAGTAGTGCAGAATAGTGCTACTCAGTTGGGTTAAGAGTTGGCTTTCACATGAATGAGCAATTTTATCATGATATGTTATTCAATAATAGAGCTTGAATTTGGGCATTTTAATATGGCAATGGTGCAGACTAGTAAAACTATAGATAGTCaagaataatactccatagttggtcatcaattttatttcagtAATATAGTATAAGCTAAAATTCGAGGCAAAGATACGTAAATACCCCTTTAGCATTATCTTGTCACTGAACCTTTGCTCTAATATCCTTGCAAGCGCTCATTTATTTCATTCCAACGATGAAATTTTTGGCTTCGAgggtgtgagagagagagcagTGAGGGCAAATGGAGGAGTTGGGGCCAGTGACGCAATGAAGAACATCTTGAAGGCAACAACGGTCGTGCTAATGTGGTTAGGGATGTTCCGATTAAAACGACAACAACACGAATGTGGCAGGATGGGAATAAGGTCTATGAGTTGAGACAGCATTGGAAGTAAGGAGAAATTTTGGCTTTTGGGTTTATGGTGAATTTTGTgagaaattttcaatattagaaaaaatggtgaaaatgcaattaatgatgTAACTTGACATAAAACCCCAAGGtacattcataaaaaaatcttaaattttgCTAAATTAAACTGAAACAAAACCGGCGactaattatcaatttatttgtctatctatattaattattggTATGAACAAAATGAGGGGTGGGCAGTACTTACGGAGTTAGGTAGGGCTGCTCTATGCAGTGtcattttcaacatttttgtcatccttcacattataaaattaattacttatgatatttttattcactaaaatcgATGAACTTACTAATGTGTATAAACAGTCAAAAACGGTTTcacactcatattttattttgtggttTTAGCATGTGCATATGCATCATGTACTTCCgctgatttaattaaatgctaGAAGAATGGTGGTGCGATTTAATGAATGTATTAAATGAGACAATATTTAGTTCTCACAATATGTATACTCTCTTTCGTGAAAGAGAATAATCACGCCATGTATTAGAGCACAataaagaaaggaaaagatctAGATAAGGAGTATAATCGATTATAATTAGTATACATTCAATGCATAAAATGTTTTACCGCAATACaatttttaaatccaaatcATTTTTGTAACGTCCTATATAAGTATTTGATGAAAACTTACTCAGCTGGATGGACGGAACTTTcatcaaatttgataaaagaTTGAGGTGCTCCTTTTATATGATAGTGTGGTCCATTTGATGGCTTAGGAATAAAATTGTTTTCGAGAAAATTGTCCTAAGTTGGGAAACTGAGAAGAGACTCTTACTGTGGAGGCTAGATTCGTGGGCTAAAGGATGGTGTCCAGAGTTTCTCTTTATACCTGGGCAAATATATGAGGAGTTGAGTCGGGTTAGAAGATGAACTGACATCAAGCTATGTTAGCATTGCTTGCTTGGTGGGTTAGTTGCTTGTGGTGTGAGTTTTCAGCGTGATTGATGCCtgtttttgcttttggttTAATGTTGATACTTGAATTTTTCGTTGGTCTAAgttggtttgtatttttattgggGTGTTGTTATTGAACTGTTGCTCACCATCTTTTAGTTTGAgccttttatttatataaaaaaagtatttcatgaaattgttatattgaatttaaaaatatcaatttcataaaaaaatttaaatgttttctccgtcaaattaagaaaaaacaaggcaaataatgaataaaattataaaataagaagaaaactGAAATTCCCATGTCCATGCACAAACTCTAGTTTGAACCCAATAATTCAcattacaaatatatttaaatttacatatttcATGGATGACGATTCCATAGATCATGAGAAGTGCATGATCACGAggcaataaataattgaataaaatagtcGAAGCAGATTTGTTGATTATTAAGCAAGTAAAAATCATACCGACAAActgatttataaaaatatttggaattattAAGCTGCAGCCTGTTACATTACCACCATCATCATCCACGACCATAATTATACACTTATACGTGCGGTTATGCTAACTAGTAACTAGTGCTAATCACCTCACACTTCCATCAACGAAATTATACATGCTTCAAATGAGGATTTCTTCCAAATTTGCTAccctactattttttatttttttattaatttttttttctaatttgaaGTTTGCGTATTTAAATGGATGTGTCCAAATTCCAATACATCAACAAATTCAGTTGCGTTGAGAACAATTTTACAAGTATGGGTTGAGCTTGTAGTTGCATTCATCAACTCTATTCTTCCAACCGTTTTTGGGTCCATTTAGATAAGATTTGTTTATtctatagtattaatttattacacagAAATTAGGATTAACTACTTATAAAGTCAATATCCAATACCATTATTTCGTAAGTAATCACACAtttcatcaaatattaatgaactaaaaataaattagaatttcgattactattttataaatatttgtgtgTATAAATTTATCAGTATACCTCGAACTCAAACTCGAACCTTAACCACCTCGACGATATGTGCATCTCATCCTCAACTAAAATGAACACAGTTTATTAATTACCAAATCATACAAATAGAACAACAACGAGATTAAACCCCACGTTTTTTGGGTCCCCTCAAAACTTCAAGATAGAACTCTTCCTCACATGCGTTCAacatcaaacaaattaaaaataaaaacaaaataatgcaACATAACGGTAGAATGTTGATGGATCAACTTTTCCATAATGACCAAACTACCCTCCCAACACGTGGATGCTGTCCAGTGGATTTAACGCCTTAACTGTCGCCGGGCCCCACCCCATCAGCCAATGGCACTACCGTAATTAAACTAAACCCCCATGGGCCATATCGTCACACGAAATTCCCCCTTTATATAGAAGATCACACACAGAAATCGCTCAGTCTTAAGCTACACTTCCACTGCCTTCCCTTCCAAACTGTCGCCACTTTCCCGCCTCGATTTCCACGCGCCGCCGTGAAATTAGCCTCCACATTATGCCCATTCCGTCTAATTTCGTCATTTCCTGCATCCTACTCGCCGCGGCGGCCtgcgcggcggcggcggggaaCCAGCGTTGGACTCCGGCGACGGCGACGTGGTACGGGAGCCCCGAGGGCGACGGCAGCGACGGCGGCGCGTGCGGATACGGATCGCTGGTGGACGTGAAGCCGTTCCGCGCGCGGGTGGGGGCGGTGAGCCCCGTGCTGTTCAAGGGCGGCGAGGGCTGCGGCGCCTGCTACAAGGTGCGCTGCCTCGACCGCTCGATCTGCTCGCGCCGCGCCGTCACGGTCATCATCACCGACGAGTGCCCCGGCGGATACTGCTCCGGCGGCCGCACGCACTTCGACCTCAGCGGCGCCGCCTTCGGCAGGATGGCCGTCTCCGGCAACGGCGGCAAGCTCCGCAACCGCGGCGAGATCCCCGTCATCTTCCGAAGGTAATGTGTGTGTTTATAATCACGGATTAAATTtgcttatattattatttatttattttaatcgaCGTTAATAGTAGTACTGCTATGGAAAATTGCACTGTGATCCACTCTTCTTTTAACGGTCTTGTTGTTCTGTTTTGTCACTTTATGATTAGGTTCTActaattgataattaattgtttgtttaaggaattaattaaatgaaatattatgtACAGGACTCCGTGCAAGTATCCGGGAAAAAACATTGCGTTTCACGTTAACGAAGGATCGACCAATTATTGGTTGTCTTTGCTAGTCGAGTTTGAGGGTGGAGATGGTGATGTTGGATCCATGCACATTAGGGAGGTACCATTATCTACTTTACTACTTTACCTAGTTTGTACTCTTTGTTTctttaaaagtagaaatttTTCGGATGATGcggattttaatgtaaaaattagtaaaacaagcgaaatagaaaaaatagttgaagtaGCGTCACAAATAGTGAGACCTACATCAGTAGTTATGCAATATATGGTgaaaaatatatctaaaaaaaggataaaatggGGATAGAATTTAGGTATGGAGAATTATGAACAGAGCATAACATCGTCTAACATGACAAAAGCAAAATCTAAATTCTGTGACcccaaaaattaatgaattcattttttggttGATTATTCACACCTTAGTCAAAGAACTTTCCCTTTTCTCTAGATGGATTTTTCTTTCACAAAGTTTCCCACTTTCACACCTCACTATAGCAGAGAACCTCTCCTCTTTTAAAGAAACATCTCATGAAattcaagaaacaaaaatttactGTATTGCataattccaaaatttcagcagttttagaaatattctattttatgtcATATGTGAAAATATGATCTATTTGTTGAACTTAAGATCTCTAACATCACGTGCCTCTGACACTCAATGTGTTGGTTTCCATTAGAAAAGAGATTCACTTAGCTTTAGTTGATCATAATTATTCTTTggaatattattctttttgaCACATGCCTTTATATATTAGGCCAGTTATCTTTTATCCCATGCCATTGGCCGAAAAGGCCTCCACTTTCTCTTCTATACCATGTCTCAATCCTAAGTGCatcactcacacacacacacacttcatTTATGAGTataaaaaaggggaaaaaaagggACTTAATTGACctaatattattatgtttttatatctttttatgttttatgtagGCTAACTCGAACCAATGGGTTGAGATGCACCACATTTGGGGTGCGACTTGGTGTATCATAGCCGGCCCTCTACAAGGGCCGTTCTCTGTCAAGCTCACAACTCTATCTTCAGGAAAATCCTTGTCCGCGAGGGATGTGATCCCCCGGAACTGGGCTCCGAAGGCTACCTACACCTCCCGGCTCAATTTTAACAATTGATATCGTACTAACTTTTATGTCAAATTTAGGTAAAgtccatattttaatatttcagtaTCTAAAATTAAGTGTGTGATTCTTATTCCTTCAAAGAAAAGGTAGCCGATAAAAGTTACAACACCCATGgctaactttttctttctttgccCATCTTTAGACGGGCAATTAAGCCTTCATTGTATATTATGTACCAATTTCGTGGTTTATTCGATCTGCTTGTACTGGTTTTGTAGTACGATAGCATGAAtcgataaaataaaacacgaaATGGAGAAGGAGAAAGGATCAGAATATCTTGTGTGATTTTCtagaagtttttatttttatttttttcctctaatgtgtgtagtgtgtgaagcaTCATAagtgttttaacttttaagtgTATGTAGTAGCCCTCTCCAAAGGAGAGAGTGCGGTTGGAAGTGGGGTTTTAGATATGAATCTACTTTGTGAGTGGTGCTCTTTTACATTGAGTGAGGGCACAATTTATGGTTGTATGTTGTGACATtacaatataatatcaatatagtgatatttgttttatttgaagaaaatgtGATGATGTGGGgataacacattttttctttgcCACTCtgtccttttctttttatctttcttgtCTCCTCgtaatattttgtgtgtttacTAGTAGTGCGAATAACATAATTTCACCATAGTTTGCTcctttctaaaaaataaatcaaagttATAATATTGATCCATGCAACATTTTTGGTTGTCAAAGTTAACTATcatgtttgaaaaaaaaagtggatctAATCTAgactttaaaaaaagaatctcataagagggagtactattaattcaatatcaaacattataatttcaaacaaatgaaaaatataggTCGATTAATATTCATACTAACCTACTCAATCTTTTTTATTCCttgacataatttataaactattgtgtatagtataaaaatgaaatttattggCATGAGAGTAGGGTCCATTTGTGTCAGAAGATATGAATGCAACAATAGCtacttttaatttcaacaCTCACATGCTCTGCAGAACAACCAATCAAGCTCTTGGCTGCTTACTTTCAACGGCCAAATATTACTCCGTAATATATTATTCCAAAAACTATATGAAAGATAACAAAATAtacgaaatgaaaaaataaatataatttaaacagGACCAGTATATCAAATATGAAATCTATTGCATGTGAACGCCCAAAGTGTAGGAGCTAGCATGAATGTCCACAAATTAAATAGTGGTGTGATCATCACCATGTGATGGAATATAATCCAAATTCCATCAATATTGTGATTTCCATTTTCTGATTGCTACAAATTTCCAATAATCAATTCCCTCATTTTTGTTTGGTGGTTTGGACTTAATAATGCAAGTAAGAGCAAGTACATCTCGATTTCGTGACATACATATGGTAGTATATACTATATTGATTATATTAAGTGAAAAtcagtaataaattattgaactCACAACTACACTGCCATTAGCCAAAGCTAATAAGAAACATTAAACAATTCTTGCCACTTTAAAGTTGACCTTTTATATCTGCAATTAGCCATCGGTTGACTGCTGTGATGGAGCTTTAGAAATGTGTTTCTCCAAACCAAAGTAAATTGCATTAAATCGGAAAttgatagtagtaattaaaccTAGGGTCAATTGCTAGAATAATTACAAACTTTGGTCAAATTCTTGCATGTTTTGcaagttaaaaaatatcagATGGAAAAACAAGGAAATTTTGATCTAGTCTAAAATTTcatatgtataatatattgCCCATGTTTTTCAACCAAACatcattgttttctttatgaATAGACGATATCGCTTAACTCGCTGATGATGATATCCATCATGATTTCTTAGCTTTCATACTATCGCATACAACCCCACCAAAGAAATTTCATTATtgaataattgagaaaaaatattcaagcttcatattttttttttcaactcatttgtTATAGTGAATAAATGTTCAAAAACTTTAACTAACAAAAGAATGGAATTACGCATAGGTTTTCTTTCAAGCGATTtgaaaacataatttttttgcaaaCACATATCATTCCTTGTGCACCAGATGCTCGTCATCTCCTAATAGAAATTATAGGGTTTCATCATGAAACCATTAGCGATGGGAGAAATGATCAATGAGATTTATATAGTGGTGTAAGCTCCTTAATTTACACTAATgcgaaatattattatactcttagtcatttttattttatttgccaACATCTTTGTGATCAACTTCGCTCTCCAGCATCTCGTTCGATCCTCGAGAAGTTCAATTTTGCTCGTGTGACTTCCCTTTGTCTCCAGTATGCATCTATATTCGaacaaataaatgtaaatgtaaagagaaataagacCATCCACAATGCATTTCCacttctttattattttgcagCAAGCCACAACTCCTGCAATCCATAACTCTACTCgaataattttaatcttattttttttctaattataaataacaaaattacttcataaaaaatcttaaaagtatataaagtgaaatgtgttggtatttatagagtttgtaaattacaaataccaaaaatttaatttcctaaaaatgacattaatacactaaaatgacataattaatatttctaaattttaattttaaaattaatttttaaataaaaagatctaaaaataaattactccgGCACTTGGaagtattaataatataaattcgttttttttttaaaaaaattcttgcAATTACAGTCGACGCGCTCTATCCCGCACTTACAGTACCACCTGGCACCCTCTCCCCATGCCTTGCAATGGACACCACATCGCACCATACACCTCCGAGCTCCGACCAGTCCCAactacttaatttttataatttgacaTGATATAATTATACAAGTACTGactactactccatccgtcccgcttaagatgacacgttttcctttttagtttgtcccaactaagatgacacatttctttttttggaaactttctctctccaattaataaactcaatcactttttctcactcctattaaaatatctatctttctttatctttctagtttaatacttacacccaccttttctctcttcaattaaacactttaaccaataactcctaaaatcacgtgccggctaagcaatgtgtcatcttagccgggacggagggagtagtagtattatttatttttcaatagtattatttatttgtcaatttacCTACCTTCTATCGGGAATGGATTTTTAATAAGACCTGTGTCTATTTTGAATTGTcctttaaaattgaaactgttcaaattttgtattttaggACGTGAACCACGCAATCCACTAACACcactttcactattttttctcttcctctctatTTTACTCTATCCATTTagttttcatcttttttttttattctactgattattttatcttacatatcaattgtgtattaaaaacTCATAATTAATCTTCGAAGGTatgtatttttagtttaaaaatgAGGcctttatatatgtaaaagAAAAGTCTAAacttatagaaaaaaaaaactaaaaaaaaaactagaataaaagaaagtataaaaaaactctaatttagtaaaatgaaaaaaaaattaatatctaTCCATCTactaagaaataaataaatatcaaaataaatttacttaGCCTCCAAGTTTTATATGCATAATATAGCaacactataattatttttcattaacttacctctattttgaattgatttttagaatttgatttcaatgaaattatactagtatgagtaattatttatattttaaatttacataccTATCTGTGTGGAAGTAATATTTAGAATTGATTATAATAATAggaatactattttttaatttatcagaATTTGATTTAAGTATAAAATTAGGCCCCTagtaagattaattaattattttagttccCCAATCCCTATTTTTTGTCACACTCTCTCGTCGGGAAAAGCTGTTTTCATCATCTCCGGCGTCGGCGTCAGCGTCGGCGTCGTTCCACCCTCTCCGACTTCCTCTTCCCCTATTTTTCACACACTCACATACACAGCCCTCTCAAATTCCTATTGCCACCAATTTTCAAACACGGATTAAACCCTAAAATGGTGTATGTCCAATCCCCCTTCAACAAAACCCTAACCGTCAATCTCAATCCTTCAACCACCACTCTGCGGGACCTTCACCTCCATCTCCATCGCCACCACCTCATCCCAATTTCCCACCAGCGCCTCTATCTCTCGCCGCGCCTCCTCTCCACCGAAGGAAACGACGCCGTTTTCCTGTCCGATCTGGGGGTTTCCCCAaattcaaccctaaccctacaCATCCCTCTCCTCGGCGGTATGCAAGCGCCTGTGGCTCCAAAAGCCAGGACCGACTTCCTCAACACCAAGCCACCTCCGAATTACGTCGCCGGGCTGGGCCGTGGCGCCACCGGTTTCACCACCCGATCTGATATCGGTCCTGCCCGAGCTGCCCCTGACTTGCCCGACAGATCCGCTGCGGCGATCGGCGCACCTGGGGCGCCTGGCGTCGGCCGCGGCCGGGGGAAGGGAGCCggcgaggaggaagaggaggaggaggctgAGGAAAAGGGATATGACGAGAATCAGAAATTCGATGAATTCGAAGGGAATGATGCCGGATTGTTTGCTTCTGCGGAGTACGACGATGAGGATAAGGAAGCTGATGCTGTTTGGGAGGCGATTGATAATAGGATGGATTCGCGGAGGAAAGATAGAAGGGAGGCGAGGTTGAAGGAGGAGATTGAGAAGTATCGAGCCTCGAATCCGAAGATCACTGAGCAGTTTGCTGATTTAAAGAGGAAATTGTACACATTATCGACCGATGAGTGGGATAGCATACCGGAGATCGGGGATTATTCTCAGAGGAACAAGAAGAAGAGATTCGAAAGTTTCGTTCCGGTACCAGACACGCTGTTAGAGAAGGCACGGCAGGAAAAGGAGCACGTGAGTGCTTTGGATCCGAAGAGCAGGGCGGCTGGTGGGACTGAAACGCCATGGGCACAGACTCCGGTTACCGATTTGACTGCTGTCG
The genomic region above belongs to Salvia hispanica cultivar TCC Black 2014 chromosome 3, UniMelb_Shisp_WGS_1.0, whole genome shotgun sequence and contains:
- the LOC125210373 gene encoding expansin-B3-like; this translates as MPIPSNFVISCILLAAAACAAAAGNQRWTPATATWYGSPEGDGSDGGACGYGSLVDVKPFRARVGAVSPVLFKGGEGCGACYKVRCLDRSICSRRAVTVIITDECPGGYCSGGRTHFDLSGAAFGRMAVSGNGGKLRNRGEIPVIFRRTPCKYPGKNIAFHVNEGSTNYWLSLLVEFEGGDGDVGSMHIREANSNQWVEMHHIWGATWCIIAGPLQGPFSVKLTTLSSGKSLSARDVIPRNWAPKATYTSRLNFNN